In one Lepisosteus oculatus isolate fLepOcu1 chromosome 26, fLepOcu1.hap2, whole genome shotgun sequence genomic region, the following are encoded:
- the c1qbp gene encoding complement component 1 Q subcomponent-binding protein, mitochondrial codes for MLKSLTRALGVATRISTSTAASSTRVLEPLLRPAVGAPSSATARPFTRSIWMLCSSGSSSEHRPGLLSSSRGIPSVSCGCGGLHTEGDKAFAEFLSDEIKEEKKIKKHTALPKMSGGWELELTGTEAKLTRKIAGEVVSVTFNINNSIPPTFDEEPEQGQKPSENEPEIVSTPNFVVEVAKQASNQSLVFDCHYPEDEVGHGEGEEESDIFAVREVSFQPTGEKEWKDTSYTLSTDSLDWALYDHLMDFLADRGVDNTFADELMELSTALEHQEYIKFLEDLSGFVKCQ; via the exons ATGTTGAAGTCTCTTACCCGGGCCCTCGGCGTCGCCACTCGTATTTCCACCAGCACAGCCGCCTCTTCCACCCGGGTGCTGGAGCCTCTGCTCCGGCCGGCTGTCGGCGCTCCCAGCTCGGCAACAGCTCGGCCCTTCACCCGCTCTATCTGGATGCTGTGCAGTAGCGGCTCCTCATCGGAACACAGGCCGGGGTTGCTGAGCAGTAGTCGGGGTATCCCATCGGTGTCGTGCGGCTGCGGAGGACTTCACACGGAAG GAGACAAGGCATTTGCAGAATTCCTGTCAGATGAGattaaagaagagaaaaagattAAGAAGCACACAGCGCTGCCCAAGATGTCTGGGGGCTGGGAGCTGGAACTCACAGGCACCGAAGCCAAGCTAACTAGGAAGATCGCTGGAGAAGT GGTGTCGGTCACATTCAACATCAACAACAGCATCCCACCCACCTTCGATGAGGAGCCAGAGCAGGGCCAGAAGCCCTCCGAAAACGAG CCTGAAATTGTGTCAACACCCAACTTTGTCGTGGAGGTGGCGAAACAGGCTTCAAACCAGTCCTTGGTGTTTGACTGCCATTATCCCGAAGATGAG GTGGGCCACGGCGAGGGAGAAGAGGAGAGTGATATCTTTGCCGTCCGAGAGGTCAGCTTCCAACCCACTGGAGAGAAGGAGTGGAAGGACACCAGCTACACACTCAGCACCGACTCCCTGGACTGG GCCCTCTATGACCACCTGATGGACTTCCTGGCTGACCGTGGGGTGGACAACACCTTTGCCGATGAGCTGATGGAGCTGAGCACCGCCCTGGAGCACCAGGAGTACATCAAGTTCCTGGAGGATCTCAGTGGCTTCGTCAAGTGCCAGTGA
- the rpain gene encoding RPA-interacting protein produces MDAVLRHRSLYKGTTPPWKETYRKRCMERLKNSRSQLLDRYRQAGESPRSGTKASFVVQEVMEEEWKALQCTSGRLPSLWSKDSIREMYSVMQDDDELAVLEEIQQELLSQEQSIIDEYEKSMLYEEQCLNAMVEGMGAENQIICPVCHMNNLTVNSHFISCQCGVYINTRHRNITAEHLRSLLERSVTDHVEQCFHSPVFSVATSTEGSANLLISCMACDHLSVVL; encoded by the exons ATGGATGCCGTGCTTAGACACCGCTCTCTGTATAAAGGAACGACCCCCCCGTGGAAGGAAACTTACAGGAAG CGCTGCATGGAGAGGCTGAAGAACAGCCGGTCACAGCTGCTGGACCGGTACCGGCAGGCGGGGGAGAGCCCGCGCAGCGGCACCAAGGCCTCCTTTGTGGTCCAGGAGGTGATGGAAGAGGAGTGGAAGGCACTGCAGTGCACCAGCGGGAGGCTGCCCTCTCTGTGGAGCAAGGACAGCATCAGAGAA aTGTACAGCGTAATGCAGGATGATGACGAGCTCGCAGTGCTAGAAGAGATACAGCAGGAACTCCTGTCACAAG AACAGTCCATCATCGACGAGTATGAAAAAAGCATGCTGTACGAGGAGCAGTGTCTAAACGCGATGGTGGAAGGAATGGGGGCGGAAAACCAAATCATCTGTCCTGTTTGCCACAT GAATAACCTGACTGTTAATAGCCACTTTATCTCGTGCCAGTGCGGCGTGTACATCAACACCAGG cacaggaatATCACAGCAGAGCACCTCCGTTCCCTCCTAGAGAGAAGTGTCACCGACCACGTGGAACAGTGCTTCCACAGCCCTGTGTTTTCTGTAGCCACTAGCACTGAAGGATCTGCAAATCTTCTCATCAGCTGCATG GCCTGTGATCATTTGTCAGTCGTCCTGTAA